A section of the Ruania halotolerans genome encodes:
- a CDS encoding PucR family transcriptional regulator yields MTSAANHPESTGEMIRRLRGGTDLLTAAALRRLDAELAWYRALPAEDRSWIGLVAQSGIANFITWYENPGRGSYNAAEIFRAAPPELTRSISLQHTLQLVRIVVEIVEEHTEQLAAPGQHSTLREAVLLYSREVAFSAAEVYARAAESRGAWDARLEALVVDSLLRGDPDDSLHSRVAALGWAGRGNTLVIVGTADEPMDEVHAAELRRAARRAAQDALVGIQGSRLIVVLGGEGNLREQLHTLLDRFGSGPVVVGPEVPELADAGRSARAALSALDAVRAWPSAPRPVLADEVLPERVLTGDSDARRTLLAQVYAPLQQVGGPLLETLSVYLTEGRSLEATARQLYVHPNTVRYRLRRIAAVTGWDPVDPREGFVLQIAIAVGQLAQGVAL; encoded by the coding sequence ATGACGAGCGCTGCGAACCACCCGGAGTCCACCGGGGAGATGATCCGGCGACTGCGCGGCGGAACGGACCTACTCACGGCTGCTGCCCTGCGGCGCCTGGACGCTGAACTCGCCTGGTACCGGGCACTGCCGGCCGAAGACCGCTCCTGGATCGGGCTGGTTGCCCAATCCGGGATCGCCAACTTCATCACCTGGTACGAGAACCCCGGCAGAGGCTCCTACAACGCGGCCGAGATCTTCCGTGCCGCACCGCCGGAACTGACTCGCTCGATCTCCCTGCAGCACACCCTGCAGCTGGTGCGCATCGTGGTGGAGATCGTGGAGGAACACACCGAACAGCTCGCGGCGCCTGGCCAGCACTCCACGTTGCGTGAGGCGGTGCTCCTATACTCCCGGGAGGTCGCCTTCTCTGCTGCGGAGGTGTACGCGCGCGCCGCGGAAAGCCGCGGCGCCTGGGATGCGCGACTGGAGGCCCTCGTGGTGGACTCGCTGCTGCGCGGCGATCCGGACGACTCGTTACACTCGCGCGTTGCTGCGCTGGGCTGGGCGGGCCGAGGCAACACGCTGGTGATCGTGGGAACTGCCGATGAGCCGATGGATGAGGTCCATGCCGCTGAACTGCGGCGCGCGGCGCGCAGAGCCGCCCAGGATGCGCTGGTCGGGATTCAGGGCAGCAGGTTGATCGTGGTGCTCGGTGGCGAGGGCAATCTACGCGAGCAGTTGCACACACTGCTGGACCGATTCGGCAGTGGGCCTGTCGTGGTCGGCCCGGAGGTACCCGAACTCGCCGACGCCGGCCGATCCGCCCGCGCCGCACTCTCGGCACTCGACGCCGTCCGTGCCTGGCCCTCCGCCCCGCGGCCGGTGCTCGCCGATGAAGTACTTCCTGAGCGCGTACTCACGGGCGATTCGGACGCCCGGCGAACACTCCTGGCACAGGTCTACGCCCCGCTGCAACAGGTCGGCGGCCCCCTGCTGGAGACGCTCAGCGTGTACCTCACCGAGGGCCGCTCCCTCGAGGCCACAGCACGCCAACTCTACGTACACCCCAATACGGTGCGGTACCGGCTCCGCCGAATCGCCGCCGTCACCGGCTGGGATCCGGTGGACCCGCGGGAGGGGTTCGTGCTGCAGATCGCGATCGCTGTGGGCCAACTCGCCCAGGGGGTGGCGCTCTGA
- a CDS encoding ACP S-malonyltransferase, whose product MIALLSPGQGAQTPGMLAPWLELDGAAAFLDTLAGAAGVDLHQLGTTADAETIKDTELAQPLIVATSLLSLHALEQALVAHDPALTDRAEWVEIAAGHSVGEFTAAAAAGVLNATDALALVGVRGAAMAAAAAATPTGMSAVVGGDPDEVDTALAAHHLLGANVNGGGQVVAAGLVDDLRALGAEPPARARVIPLAVAGAFHTEHMAPAVERVRNAAAALDPADPRIRLLSNAAGNTVSSGQEALNGLVAQISSPVRWDKCQEAILASGVHAAVELAPAGVLTGLAKRSMRGVETVALKSPDDLDAAVELIIRSTHRQPPQES is encoded by the coding sequence GTGATCGCACTCCTCAGCCCCGGCCAGGGCGCACAGACTCCCGGCATGCTCGCGCCATGGCTCGAGCTCGACGGGGCGGCAGCGTTCCTCGATACGCTGGCTGGCGCCGCCGGCGTGGACCTGCACCAGCTCGGCACCACCGCTGATGCAGAGACCATCAAAGACACCGAACTCGCCCAGCCACTCATCGTGGCCACGTCGCTACTCAGCCTGCACGCCCTGGAGCAGGCGCTGGTAGCCCACGACCCAGCGCTGACTGATCGGGCCGAGTGGGTGGAGATCGCCGCTGGCCATTCCGTCGGTGAGTTCACGGCTGCGGCCGCGGCCGGTGTGCTCAATGCCACCGATGCCCTTGCCCTGGTGGGCGTGCGTGGCGCAGCGATGGCCGCGGCAGCCGCCGCGACCCCCACGGGAATGAGCGCCGTCGTCGGTGGTGACCCGGACGAGGTGGACACCGCACTCGCCGCCCACCACCTGTTGGGCGCGAACGTCAACGGTGGTGGCCAGGTGGTGGCCGCGGGCCTGGTGGACGATCTCCGGGCACTGGGAGCCGAACCACCGGCCCGCGCCCGGGTGATCCCCTTGGCGGTCGCCGGAGCGTTTCACACCGAGCACATGGCACCGGCTGTTGAGCGGGTCCGTAACGCTGCTGCCGCGCTGGATCCGGCCGATCCCCGGATTCGCCTGCTCAGCAACGCTGCCGGGAACACTGTGAGCTCGGGCCAGGAAGCCCTGAACGGCCTCGTGGCACAGATCTCCTCACCGGTACGGTGGGACAAGTGCCAGGAGGCGATTCTCGCCAGCGGAGTGCACGCCGCCGTGGAGCTTGCCCCTGCGGGCGTGCTGACCGGGCTCGCCAAGCGCAGCATGCGAGGGGTGGAGACGGTCGCCCTGAAGTCCCCCGACGATCTTGACGCCGCCGTGGAACTGATCATCCGCAGCACCCACCGCCAGCCACCGCAGGAGTCCTGA
- a CDS encoding beta-ketoacyl-ACP synthase III → MTKPTLTLRPAVPGSKLLSVGGFRGENVIPNDDIVGPINSSDEWIRQRTGISTRARAHAETTVKDLAVAAANDALEKAGITGADVDTVLVSTVTHFEQTPSLATLVADAIGATPAPAFDISAACAGYCYGIAQADSLVRAGTAQYVLVIGVEKMSDFIDPTDRSISFLLGDGAGAAVVGPSQTPGIAPTVWGSDGAQAGAIYQTRSWLDYRRAELGEPVPADTPELAEEVSQITSPTLRQQGPTVFKWVISTMPSIARQAVEAAGLTLADIDVFIPHQANMRITDQLLKLIDFRDDVVVGRDIADTGNTSAASIPLATERLLREGQAHSGDIALQIGFGAGLVYASQVVVLP, encoded by the coding sequence ATGACCAAGCCCACACTCACCCTCCGCCCCGCCGTTCCCGGTAGCAAGCTGCTCTCCGTGGGTGGGTTCCGCGGTGAGAACGTCATCCCCAACGATGACATCGTCGGTCCGATCAACTCCTCCGACGAGTGGATCCGGCAGCGCACCGGGATCAGCACTCGAGCCCGCGCGCACGCTGAGACCACCGTCAAGGACCTTGCGGTAGCCGCGGCCAATGACGCGCTCGAGAAAGCGGGGATCACCGGCGCGGACGTGGACACGGTACTCGTCTCCACGGTCACCCACTTCGAGCAGACCCCGTCCCTTGCCACGCTCGTGGCCGACGCGATCGGGGCTACCCCGGCGCCCGCCTTCGACATCTCCGCCGCCTGCGCCGGATACTGCTACGGAATCGCCCAGGCCGATTCCCTGGTGCGCGCGGGAACAGCCCAGTACGTGCTCGTGATCGGCGTGGAGAAGATGAGCGACTTCATCGATCCCACCGACCGGTCGATCTCCTTCCTGCTCGGTGACGGCGCCGGTGCCGCCGTTGTCGGTCCCTCACAGACGCCCGGCATTGCACCCACGGTGTGGGGCAGCGACGGCGCACAGGCTGGCGCGATCTACCAGACGCGCTCCTGGCTCGACTATCGCCGTGCCGAGCTCGGCGAACCCGTACCCGCCGACACCCCCGAACTGGCGGAGGAAGTCAGCCAGATCACCTCTCCCACGCTGCGCCAGCAGGGGCCCACCGTGTTCAAGTGGGTGATCTCCACGATGCCCTCGATCGCCCGGCAGGCCGTCGAGGCGGCAGGGCTGACGCTGGCGGACATCGACGTGTTCATCCCGCACCAGGCGAATATGCGCATCACCGACCAGCTCCTCAAGCTCATCGACTTCCGCGACGACGTCGTGGTCGGGCGCGACATCGCCGACACGGGCAACACCTCCGCCGCCTCGATCCCGCTGGCCACCGAGCGACTGCTCCGCGAGGGACAGGCCCACAGTGGAGACATTGCCCTCCAGATCGGTTTCGGTGCAGGTCTGGTCTACGCCTCGCAGGTCGTGGTGCTGCCATGA
- a CDS encoding acyl carrier protein encodes MAHSNEEILAGLAEIVNEETGLATDAVQSDKSFTDDLDIDSLSMMTIVTLAEEKFEVRIPDEEVKNLTTVGDAVSFIAQAQA; translated from the coding sequence ATGGCGCACAGCAACGAGGAGATCCTCGCCGGACTCGCCGAGATCGTGAACGAAGAGACCGGGCTGGCCACCGACGCCGTCCAGTCGGACAAGTCGTTCACCGATGACCTGGACATCGACTCGCTGTCGATGATGACGATCGTCACCCTCGCCGAGGAGAAGTTCGAGGTCCGGATCCCGGATGAAGAGGTCAAGAACCTCACCACCGTCGGCGACGCTGTCTCCTTCATCGCCCAGGCACAGGCCTGA
- a CDS encoding beta-ketoacyl-[acyl-carrier-protein] synthase family protein — MTDQPNVVVTGLGTTNPLGGDVESTWAGALAGRSGVRTLEQDWVTQYELPVTFAGQLAVPAGDVLARQEMRRMDPSAQFAIIAARQAWSDAGAPDLPGERIGAVIASGIGGVTTLVDAWDTIRDKGARRVLPLTVPMLMPNSPAAYVSIEVGAKAGSHTPVSACASGAEAIGYALEMIRTGRADVVVAGGTEAATHPLPIASFAKMQALSTRNDDPAGASRPYDVNRDGFVLGEGAAVLVLEREEHAIARGATIYARVCGAGMTADAYSVAPPDPSGAGQSRALQLALEDAAITAADLVHVNAHATSTPAGDGVEAAAIRAALGDDADHVAVSATKSMTGHLLGGAGALESLFTILAVRDHKAPPTINVSDPEPGLPIDLVRDTPRELPPGQIAAVNNAFGFGGHNVALVITSA, encoded by the coding sequence ATGACGGACCAGCCGAACGTCGTCGTTACCGGTCTCGGTACCACCAACCCGCTGGGGGGCGACGTTGAGAGCACGTGGGCCGGTGCCCTGGCGGGCCGGTCCGGTGTGCGCACCCTCGAACAGGACTGGGTGACGCAGTACGAGCTCCCTGTCACCTTCGCCGGACAGCTCGCCGTCCCTGCCGGGGATGTGCTTGCCCGTCAGGAGATGCGGCGGATGGATCCGAGCGCACAGTTCGCGATCATCGCCGCCCGGCAGGCGTGGTCCGATGCTGGAGCTCCCGACCTTCCCGGTGAGCGCATCGGTGCCGTGATCGCCTCCGGTATCGGTGGCGTCACCACTTTGGTGGATGCCTGGGACACCATCAGGGACAAGGGCGCCCGGCGGGTGCTCCCGCTGACGGTCCCGATGCTGATGCCGAACTCCCCCGCCGCGTATGTCTCGATCGAAGTCGGCGCCAAGGCGGGCTCGCACACGCCCGTCTCGGCCTGCGCCTCGGGCGCAGAGGCGATCGGCTACGCACTGGAGATGATCCGCACCGGGCGTGCAGACGTCGTCGTGGCGGGCGGAACCGAGGCTGCGACGCACCCGCTGCCGATCGCGTCCTTCGCGAAGATGCAGGCCCTCTCCACTCGCAACGACGACCCGGCCGGGGCATCCCGCCCCTACGACGTGAACCGGGACGGATTCGTGCTCGGTGAGGGCGCCGCCGTCCTGGTGCTCGAGCGCGAGGAGCACGCGATCGCTCGCGGCGCCACCATCTATGCCCGGGTCTGCGGTGCGGGCATGACAGCTGACGCGTACAGCGTTGCCCCTCCCGACCCGTCGGGAGCGGGTCAGTCCCGTGCGCTCCAGCTCGCCCTGGAGGACGCCGCCATCACCGCCGCTGATCTGGTGCACGTGAATGCGCACGCCACCTCCACCCCAGCCGGTGACGGCGTCGAGGCGGCCGCCATCCGTGCCGCCCTCGGCGACGATGCCGATCACGTCGCCGTCTCGGCCACCAAGTCGATGACCGGCCACCTGCTCGGCGGCGCTGGAGCCCTGGAGTCCCTGTTCACCATCCTCGCGGTGCGCGACCACAAGGCTCCGCCCACGATCAATGTGAGCGACCCGGAGCCGGGCCTACCGATCGACCTGGTCCGGGATACACCGCGCGAGCTGCCGCCAGGTCAGATCGCCGCGGTCAACAACGCATTCGGCTTCGGCGGGCACAACGTGGCGCTGGTGATCACGAGCGCCTGA
- a CDS encoding DUF3145 domain-containing protein, producing the protein MSGVITRGVVFVHSAPRALCPHVEWAAGSVLDARASFDWTAQPAAPGMFRAELSWTGPAGTGARLASALRGWTHLRYEVTEEPSRGVDGGRWSHTPDLGIFHAQVDVHGNIMVPEDRVRAAMEHAGDPVRMSRELELALGQAWDDELEPFRYAGAGVPVRWLHRVG; encoded by the coding sequence ATGTCAGGTGTGATCACTCGCGGCGTTGTTTTCGTGCACTCTGCGCCCCGTGCACTCTGCCCGCATGTCGAGTGGGCGGCAGGTTCGGTACTGGACGCGCGCGCGTCCTTCGACTGGACGGCACAGCCCGCCGCACCGGGAATGTTCCGCGCCGAGTTGTCCTGGACCGGGCCCGCCGGAACCGGAGCGCGGCTGGCGTCTGCGCTGCGCGGCTGGACTCATCTACGCTATGAGGTCACCGAAGAGCCCAGTCGGGGCGTGGACGGCGGCCGCTGGAGCCACACGCCGGATCTGGGCATCTTCCATGCGCAGGTGGATGTCCACGGCAACATCATGGTGCCCGAGGACAGGGTGCGCGCCGCGATGGAACACGCGGGCGATCCGGTGCGGATGTCCCGGGAACTCGAACTCGCCCTCGGGCAGGCATGGGATGACGAACTGGAGCCGTTCCGGTACGCCGGAGCCGGTGTGCCGGTGCGTTGGCTGCACCGGGTGGGCTGA
- the def gene encoding peptide deformylase — protein MAFRDIRVVGDPVLRTPCDEITVIDDRVRMLVADLLETVDYEGRAGLAANQIGVSMRAFSWNIDGDLGYVLNPRLVATSEDLQDGDEGCLSVPNLWYPTSRAQFARVEGTDLDGAPVVVEGEGLMARCLQHECDHLDGRLFISRLTGDVRRQAMKDVRTTF, from the coding sequence ATGGCCTTTCGTGACATTCGCGTGGTCGGAGACCCCGTGCTGCGCACGCCCTGCGACGAGATCACCGTGATCGACGACCGTGTCCGCATGCTCGTGGCGGATCTACTCGAGACCGTCGACTACGAGGGCAGGGCCGGGCTGGCTGCGAACCAGATCGGGGTGAGTATGCGCGCCTTCTCCTGGAACATCGACGGAGACCTCGGCTACGTACTCAACCCTCGCCTGGTGGCCACCTCGGAGGATCTCCAGGATGGTGACGAGGGCTGCCTCTCCGTGCCCAACCTGTGGTACCCGACGTCTCGCGCGCAGTTCGCACGAGTGGAGGGCACTGACCTCGATGGTGCGCCCGTGGTGGTGGAGGGGGAGGGGCTGATGGCCCGGTGCCTGCAGCACGAGTGCGATCATCTCGATGGCCGGCTCTTCATCTCCCGGCTCACCGGGGACGTCCGACGGCAAGCGATGAAGGACGTACGTACGACGTTCTGA
- a CDS encoding alpha-N-arabinofuranosidase, whose amino-acid sequence MSSPVRAIINVDVEGPTISRHVYGHFAEHLGRCIYGGFYVGEDSEIPNEGGIRLDVVEALRALKIPNLRWPGGCFADEYHWMDGIGPKEDRPAMVNTHWGNVEENNHFGTHEFMALCELLGADPYVNGNVGSGTVREMADWVEYLTRDGDSPMVRLRKQNGRDEPWRVPFWGIGNEAWGCGGNMSAQHYAEEARRYATYCRDHGDNTLYRIAAGANSDDYVWTETLMKALNELGGCGRDPRGIYQAISVHYYTIPGTWADKGNATEFGEDEYYTTMVKAAFTDELLRKHSTVMDCYDPDRKVGLVLDEWGTWWNVEPGTNPGFLYQQNTMRDALVASLHFDIFHRHAERLVMANIAQTVNVLQAMILTDPETGALVLTPTYHVFAMNAGHQDAASLRVDTVGEVPAREVGSEKLETVSVSASRKGDDVLISLSNLDASEATEVDVDLRGGAAGAVHARILTADALAAHNTSASPDAVAPRDHLDVQVTDTGVRVPMPPHSFVTVAVSVA is encoded by the coding sequence ATGAGTTCGCCGGTCCGCGCCATCATCAACGTCGACGTCGAAGGGCCGACGATCAGTCGGCACGTCTACGGCCACTTTGCCGAGCATCTCGGCCGCTGCATTTACGGCGGCTTCTATGTGGGCGAAGACAGCGAGATCCCGAACGAGGGTGGTATCCGCCTCGATGTGGTGGAAGCGCTGCGAGCATTGAAGATCCCGAACCTGCGTTGGCCCGGCGGCTGTTTCGCCGACGAATACCACTGGATGGACGGCATCGGCCCGAAAGAGGACCGCCCGGCCATGGTGAACACGCACTGGGGCAACGTCGAGGAGAACAACCACTTCGGCACGCACGAGTTCATGGCGCTCTGCGAGTTGCTCGGAGCGGACCCGTACGTGAACGGCAACGTTGGCTCCGGGACCGTCCGGGAGATGGCCGACTGGGTGGAGTACCTCACCCGAGACGGCGATTCGCCGATGGTCCGGCTCCGCAAGCAGAACGGACGAGACGAACCGTGGCGCGTGCCGTTCTGGGGGATCGGCAACGAGGCGTGGGGGTGCGGAGGAAATATGTCCGCCCAGCACTACGCCGAGGAGGCTCGCCGGTACGCCACCTACTGCCGAGACCACGGCGACAACACGCTGTACCGGATCGCGGCTGGAGCGAACTCGGACGACTACGTCTGGACCGAGACACTGATGAAGGCCCTGAACGAACTCGGCGGATGTGGACGCGACCCGCGTGGGATCTACCAGGCCATCTCGGTGCACTACTACACGATTCCCGGCACCTGGGCCGATAAGGGCAATGCCACGGAGTTCGGCGAGGACGAGTACTACACCACGATGGTCAAGGCTGCCTTCACCGATGAGCTGCTCCGCAAGCACTCCACGGTGATGGACTGCTATGACCCGGACCGCAAGGTTGGACTGGTTCTCGATGAGTGGGGCACGTGGTGGAACGTGGAGCCGGGCACCAATCCCGGATTCCTGTACCAGCAGAACACGATGCGTGACGCCCTGGTGGCGAGCCTGCACTTCGACATCTTCCACCGGCACGCGGAACGACTCGTGATGGCCAATATCGCGCAGACCGTGAACGTGCTGCAGGCCATGATCCTCACCGACCCGGAGACCGGGGCGCTCGTACTCACGCCCACCTATCACGTGTTCGCGATGAACGCGGGCCACCAGGACGCCGCGAGCCTCCGGGTCGACACGGTGGGGGAGGTCCCCGCCCGCGAGGTGGGCTCCGAGAAGCTGGAGACGGTCTCGGTCTCGGCGAGCAGGAAGGGTGACGACGTCCTCATTTCGTTGTCCAATCTTGACGCGTCCGAGGCAACGGAGGTGGACGTGGATCTGCGTGGCGGCGCGGCGGGTGCGGTACACGCGCGGATTCTGACGGCGGACGCGCTCGCTGCGCACAACACCTCCGCATCGCCGGACGCGGTCGCCCCTCGCGATCACCTGGATGTCCAGGTCACCGATACCGGCGTGCGGGTACCGATGCCGCCGCACTCCTTCGTGACCGTGGCTGTGTCCGTGGCCTGA